ATCTTCTTTGATTTTTAGGTATTTTGGGGTTCTCATTTTATCATCCTCATTATTCATCTCTTTAAATAATATAGTAACCTAAATTAACGAAAAAAGAAATGTTGACATCGCTATCATAATATAATAATATGTTAATATATTAAGTGTAAACGTTTTATAAGGAGAAGTTATGAAAAAATTTGAAATCAAAGAAGAGTTTTATTTAAACGGGGAACCACTCAAAATCTGGTCTGGTGCTATTCATTATTTTAGAATTCACCCGGATGATTGGTATCATTCATTATATAATTTGAAAGCACTAGGATTTAACACCGTGGAAACCTATGTCCCATGGAATATGCATGAAAAGAAGAAAGGTGAATTTGATTTTTCAGGGATTTTGGATTTGGAAAAGTTTATTCGACTAGCTGAATCCTTGGATTTACTAGTCATTGTTCGCCCGTCTCCTTATATTTGTGCAGAATGGGAATTTGGAGGTTTGCCGTATTGGTTGTTGAATGATAAAGAAATGCGTATTCGTTCTCGTGATGAAAGTTATCTAAAACATGTGGGCGATTACTATCATGAATTATTTAAGATACTAACGCCTTTACAAATTACCCAAAATGGCCCAATCATTATGATGCAGATAGAAAATGAATACGGTTCATTTGGGGGAGATAAAGAGTACTTGCGTAAGATAAAACATTTGATGCTTGAAAATGGTGTAGAAGTACCATTATTTACCTCTGATGGAGCTTGGGAAGCGACATTACAAGCAGGTAGTATGATTGAAGACGATATTTTGCCAACAGGTAATTTTGGTTCTAAAGGTGAAGAGAATTTTTCGAATTTGAAAGCTTTCCACGAATCACACGGTAAAAATTGGCCGTTAATGTGTATGGAATTTTGGGATGGTTGGTTCAACCGTTACCATGAGCCAATTGTGACTCGCGAAGTGGATGAATTAGTAGCGTCTATGAAAGAGGTTATGCTACTAGGAAGTATTAATCTTTATATGTTTCATGGTGGAACCAATTTTGGGTTTATGAATGGCTGTTCAGCTCGTGGTCCAAAAGATTTACCACAAATTACTTCTTACGATTATGGAGCACCACTAGACGAACAAGGGAATCCAACTGAAAAATATTATGCTATGCAACAAATGATAAAAGAAACATTCCCAGAGACGAAGCAATTATCACCTAAAATTAAAGCAACGATGAAACATGCGGGGATGAACCTTAAAGAGAAAGTAAGTTTATTTAACACTTTAGAGAGCATACCTAAAAAACAAACGAATGCTTATCCTCTTACGATGGAAAAACTTGAGCAACACTCTGGTTATGTTCTTTACCGTACAACTTACCGTAAAGATACTGATCAGGAAAAATTCAGAATAATCGACGGACGAGACCGTGCTCAATTTTTCTTGAATGAGCAATTGATTAGTACACAGTATCAAGAAGAAATTGGAGAAGACATTGAAGTGTTGATTACGGAAGAAATGAATACGGTCGATGTCTTAATTGAAAACATGGGACGCGTCAACTATGGTCATAAATTATTGACAGAAACGCAACGTAAAGGGCTAAGACAAGGTGTGATGTCTGATTTGCATTTCATGTTAGATTGGGAACATTATTCTTTAGATTTTGAAACGAGTGATTTTATCGACTTTTCAGGAGAATGGCAAGCTAATCAACCAGCTTTTTATCGATATAATTGTGAATTGACAACTATCGAAGACACGTTTCTTGATGTTTCCAAATTTGGTAAAGGAATTGTGTTAGTAAATGGTGTAAATATTGGCAGATTCTGGGAAACAAGTCCAATGCAAAGTTTATATATACCGAAACATTATTTGAAACAAGGTCATAATGATTTAATTATTTTTGAAACAGAAGGCAAGTATGCCGAGGAGATTCAATTGGTTGAACGACCAATTTATAAAGAAATGAAGGAGAATGTGTAATGAATATTGTGGGAACAAGAATTGATGGTAGGTTAGTCCATGGGCAAGTAGCAAATTTATGGATTCCTAAATTACAAGTTGAGCGCGTGATTGTAATTGATGAAAAAGTAGCCAATAGTGATATTGAAAAAAGTGGTCTACGTTTAGCAACACCAATGGGCGTTAAATTGAGTGTTTTATCACCTCAACGTGCAGCGGAACAGCTAGTAGGAGGACGTTATGGCAACCAACGCTTGTTTATTTTAGCTAAAGGCCCACAAGCTTTTGCGGAGTTAGTCAACAATGGTGTGAAATTAGACGCATTAAATGTTGGGAATATGTCAAAAAATGATCAAACACAAGCCATGACAAATTCAATTAATATCACAGGAGAAGACTATGAGGTGTTCCAAGAGCTAGCACAACAAGGCGTTAAGCTAACCGCTCAAATGGTACCAGGTACAAAGGAAGAATCATTTTTAGAAATAATGAAAAAATTTAATAAGGAGGGTAACAACTAATGACAATCGCACTTTGGCAAATTTTGTTATTGACACTTTATGCAGGGTATCAAATTCTTGATGATTTAGGAATTTGGAGTTCGCTGGCGCAACCGGTTTGGGCAGGTTTAATTTCCGGACTAATTATGGGGGATGTTGGTGCTGGATTATTAATTGGTGGAAGTATGCAGTTAACTGTTTTAGGGGTTGGAACGTTTGGAGGCGCCTCTAAAATTGATGCAAACTCAGGGACTGTTTTAGCAACGGCTTTTTCAGTTGGATTAGGGATGGAACCTGAACAAGCTTTAGCAGCAATTGCAGTGCCTGTAGCAAGTTTAATGATTCAAATGGATATTTTAGGAAGATTCTGTAACACTTTCTTTGCTCATAGAATTGACGCAAAAGTTGAAGAAATGGACTACCGAGGAATTGAAAGAAATTATTTAATGGGGTCAATGTCATGGTTCTTATCTCGTGCATTACCTGTTTTCTTAGCTTTAACTTTTGGTGGTGAAGTGGTAGATAAAATCGTAACAGTTTTAAATGGCGATTTAAAATGGTTAGGTGATGGTTTATCAGTAGCAGGTGCTGTATTACCAGCAGTCGGTTTTGCGATTTTATTACGATACTTACCGGTGAAAAAACACTTTGCTTATTTAATTCTAGGTTTCGTTGTAACGGCATTA
This is a stretch of genomic DNA from Vagococcus zengguangii. It encodes these proteins:
- a CDS encoding glycoside hydrolase family 35 protein, with the translated sequence MKKFEIKEEFYLNGEPLKIWSGAIHYFRIHPDDWYHSLYNLKALGFNTVETYVPWNMHEKKKGEFDFSGILDLEKFIRLAESLDLLVIVRPSPYICAEWEFGGLPYWLLNDKEMRIRSRDESYLKHVGDYYHELFKILTPLQITQNGPIIMMQIENEYGSFGGDKEYLRKIKHLMLENGVEVPLFTSDGAWEATLQAGSMIEDDILPTGNFGSKGEENFSNLKAFHESHGKNWPLMCMEFWDGWFNRYHEPIVTREVDELVASMKEVMLLGSINLYMFHGGTNFGFMNGCSARGPKDLPQITSYDYGAPLDEQGNPTEKYYAMQQMIKETFPETKQLSPKIKATMKHAGMNLKEKVSLFNTLESIPKKQTNAYPLTMEKLEQHSGYVLYRTTYRKDTDQEKFRIIDGRDRAQFFLNEQLISTQYQEEIGEDIEVLITEEMNTVDVLIENMGRVNYGHKLLTETQRKGLRQGVMSDLHFMLDWEHYSLDFETSDFIDFSGEWQANQPAFYRYNCELTTIEDTFLDVSKFGKGIVLVNGVNIGRFWETSPMQSLYIPKHYLKQGHNDLIIFETEGKYAEEIQLVERPIYKEMKENV
- a CDS encoding PTS system mannose/fructose/N-acetylgalactosamine-transporter subunit IIB: MNIVGTRIDGRLVHGQVANLWIPKLQVERVIVIDEKVANSDIEKSGLRLATPMGVKLSVLSPQRAAEQLVGGRYGNQRLFILAKGPQAFAELVNNGVKLDALNVGNMSKNDQTQAMTNSINITGEDYEVFQELAQQGVKLTAQMVPGTKEESFLEIMKKFNKEGNN
- a CDS encoding PTS mannose/fructose/sorbose/N-acetylgalactosamine transporter subunit IIC, whose protein sequence is MTIALWQILLLTLYAGYQILDDLGIWSSLAQPVWAGLISGLIMGDVGAGLLIGGSMQLTVLGVGTFGGASKIDANSGTVLATAFSVGLGMEPEQALAAIAVPVASLMIQMDILGRFCNTFFAHRIDAKVEEMDYRGIERNYLMGSMSWFLSRALPVFLALTFGGEVVDKIVTVLNGDLKWLGDGLSVAGAVLPAVGFAILLRYLPVKKHFAYLILGFVVTALLTTVFGNVQLIGGNMAGLVEGFTGNFISLPMLAIALIGFAIALLQYKRSGADLTTTGSSVVREEVLGNNVVTKQEEGEILEDEL